In the genome of Pelagibacterium nitratireducens, one region contains:
- a CDS encoding LacI family DNA-binding transcriptional regulator, with product MESNGRVTVHDLARAAGVSLATVDRVLNGRPGVRKGTIEKVEAAIAEIGFRRDLTASMLARARDIVLKIIVPEGTNQFFGKLADAVESVGAQMRAERLRLDLLRIRAMDTRALVAALDGIGAEEADCAVIVAIDKPEIHAAVARAVGRGIKVIALVSDLPGSARHGFVGIDNRAAGRIAGSLMGRFVPQGGMIGLVAGSLELIDHAERIGGFSEIMTAEFPGLDLVGPIEGQDEFTATYEKSLTLFDAHPELAGIYNAGAGNAGLLMGLSERGLAGKVRVIGHELTGPTRAGLETGAIDVILDQSPEDEIRAVCATARRLVLGADAAPPQTQLEIRVLVRDNVRQEAGI from the coding sequence TTGGAAAGCAATGGGCGCGTGACGGTGCATGATCTGGCGCGGGCGGCGGGCGTGTCGCTGGCGACGGTGGACCGTGTGCTCAACGGCCGACCCGGCGTGCGCAAGGGGACGATCGAGAAGGTGGAGGCCGCCATTGCCGAAATCGGGTTTCGGCGCGATCTGACCGCCTCGATGCTGGCGCGGGCCCGCGACATCGTTCTCAAGATCATTGTGCCGGAAGGCACCAACCAGTTTTTCGGCAAGCTGGCCGATGCTGTGGAAAGCGTTGGCGCCCAGATGCGGGCCGAGCGGTTGCGGCTCGATCTCTTGCGGATCAGGGCCATGGACACAAGGGCGCTGGTCGCGGCGCTCGATGGCATTGGTGCCGAGGAGGCCGATTGCGCGGTGATCGTGGCGATCGACAAGCCCGAAATCCACGCCGCGGTGGCGCGGGCCGTGGGGCGAGGGATCAAGGTGATCGCGCTGGTCTCGGACCTGCCCGGCTCGGCCCGGCACGGGTTCGTGGGAATCGACAACCGGGCGGCAGGACGGATCGCGGGATCGCTGATGGGGCGGTTCGTGCCGCAGGGGGGCATGATCGGGCTGGTGGCGGGGTCGCTTGAACTGATCGATCATGCCGAGCGGATCGGAGGATTTTCCGAAATCATGACAGCCGAATTTCCGGGGCTGGACCTGGTGGGACCGATCGAAGGGCAGGACGAATTCACAGCGACCTATGAAAAGAGCCTGACGCTATTCGACGCGCATCCCGAACTTGCCGGGATCTATAATGCAGGTGCCGGCAATGCCGGGCTTTTGATGGGCCTGAGCGAACGTGGCCTTGCTGGAAAAGTGCGGGTGATCGGACACGAACTGACCGGGCCGACACGGGCCGGGCTGGAAACCGGCGCCATCGACGTTATTCTGGACCAGAGCCCGGAAGACGAAATTCGTGCCGTTTGCGCCACAGCACGGCGCCTGGTGCTGGGAGCGGACGCGGCCCCACCGCAGACACAATTGGAAATCAGGGTTCTGGTGCGGGACAATGTTCGCCAGGAGGCGGGGATTTAG
- the xylB gene encoding xylulokinase, translating to MTYLGLDIGTSGVKAVLIDGEGSALGEASAPLSVSRPRPGFSEQDPAHWWDAVLKAVDALKERYPDLVSAIRGIGLSGQMHGATLLDRDNQVIRPAILWNDVRSAAECAEMEEALPALRKIAGNIAMPGFTAPKILWVKKHEPDNYAKIAKVLLPKDYVRFLLTGTYVSDMSDASGTLWLDVEYRGWSDDLLAVTGLTTEHMPTLVEGSEPSGHLSGALCRRWGIAETPVVAGGGGDNAASACGIGAVEPGTGFVSLGTSGVLFVSNDKFRPNTEGAVHAFCHAIPDTWHQMGVFLSATDSLNWFAKLVGQDAAGVTQAVAETYSAPGEEIFLPYLSGERTPHNNAAARGSFVGLSHLSDARTMGQAVMEGVAFAVRDCQRVLSDAGTQIDTLIAVGGGSKSDLWLEMIATNLGMAIAVPEDGDFGGAFGAARLGLIAATGADPRTICTKPKIEKTIDPRADLKSAYDDQYARFRALYAGIEEARAL from the coding sequence ATGACCTATCTCGGACTCGATATCGGGACGTCCGGCGTCAAGGCGGTGCTGATCGATGGTGAGGGCAGCGCGCTGGGCGAGGCCAGTGCGCCCTTGAGCGTTTCGCGGCCCCGACCCGGATTTTCCGAACAGGATCCGGCCCATTGGTGGGACGCGGTGCTCAAGGCCGTCGATGCACTCAAAGAGCGCTATCCGGATCTGGTCAGCGCGATAAGGGGGATCGGGCTTTCCGGGCAGATGCACGGGGCGACGCTGCTCGACAGGGACAATCAGGTGATCCGCCCGGCCATTTTGTGGAACGACGTACGCTCGGCCGCCGAGTGCGCAGAAATGGAAGAAGCGCTGCCGGCGCTGCGCAAGATTGCGGGCAATATTGCCATGCCGGGCTTTACGGCGCCGAAAATTCTCTGGGTCAAAAAGCACGAACCGGACAATTACGCGAAAATCGCCAAGGTGCTGTTGCCCAAGGACTATGTGCGGTTCCTTTTGACCGGGACCTACGTTTCGGACATGTCGGACGCCTCGGGCACGCTGTGGCTCGATGTGGAGTATCGCGGCTGGTCGGACGATCTGCTGGCGGTGACCGGACTGACCACCGAGCACATGCCGACGCTGGTGGAAGGGAGCGAGCCTTCGGGCCATCTTTCGGGCGCGCTTTGCCGCCGGTGGGGGATTGCCGAAACGCCGGTGGTGGCTGGTGGCGGCGGCGACAATGCCGCTTCGGCCTGCGGTATCGGCGCTGTGGAGCCGGGAACCGGGTTCGTCTCGCTGGGCACCTCGGGGGTGCTGTTTGTCTCCAACGACAAATTCCGGCCCAATACCGAAGGGGCGGTGCATGCGTTTTGCCACGCCATTCCCGACACCTGGCACCAGATGGGCGTTTTCCTTTCGGCGACCGATAGCCTCAACTGGTTTGCCAAGCTGGTGGGTCAGGATGCGGCAGGCGTCACGCAGGCCGTTGCCGAGACTTATTCGGCGCCGGGGGAGGAAATTTTCCTGCCCTATCTCTCCGGCGAGCGCACGCCGCACAACAATGCCGCTGCGCGCGGCTCGTTTGTCGGGCTGTCGCACCTGTCGGATGCCCGGACCATGGGGCAAGCGGTGATGGAAGGCGTGGCGTTTGCGGTGCGCGACTGTCAGCGGGTGCTCTCTGACGCGGGAACGCAGATCGATACGCTGATCGCTGTGGGCGGGGGCTCGAAATCCGATCTCTGGCTCGAAATGATCGCCACCAATTTGGGCATGGCGATTGCCGTGCCCGAGGACGGGGATTTCGGCGGGGCGTTCGGCGCGGCGCGACTGGGGCTGATCGCAGCGACCGGGGCCGACCCCAGGACCATCTGCACCAAACCGAAAATCGAAAAAACCATCGATCCAAGGGCCGATCTCAAATCGGCCTATGACGACCAATATGCGCGGTTTCGCGCGCTTTACGCGGGTATCGAGGAGGCCCGAGCACTATGA
- the xylA gene encoding xylose isomerase has translation MSDFFKGLSKVQYEGPDSDNPLAFHHYNPDEIVMGKRMEEHLRFAVAYWHSFAWEGGDPFGGRTFERPWFDGGMDGAKLKADVAFELFTLLGAPYFCFHDADVRPEGESFAESKKRLEALADIFEAKIAETGVKLLWGTANLFSNRRFMGGAATNPDPDVFAYAAATIKANMDVTQRLGGENYVLWGGREGYETLLNTNLGQEMDQMGRMLSMVVDYKHKIGFSGAILLEPKPQEPTKHQYDYDVSTVYGFLKKYGLENEVKVNIEVGHAILAGHTFEHEVAMAAAHGIFGSIDMNRNDMQSGWDTDQFPNNVPEVALAYYHILKSGGFTTGGTNFDAKLRRQSIDPEDLLHGHIGGMDTCARGLKAAAAIIEDGTYDAFLADRYAGWGGAEAQAMFKGERSLSDIAARVEAEGINPQPKSGRQEYLENLINRFV, from the coding sequence ATGAGCGATTTTTTCAAAGGCCTGAGCAAGGTTCAGTATGAGGGCCCGGACAGCGACAATCCGCTGGCCTTCCATCACTACAATCCCGACGAAATCGTCATGGGCAAGCGGATGGAAGAGCATTTACGCTTTGCCGTGGCGTACTGGCATTCGTTTGCCTGGGAGGGTGGCGACCCGTTTGGCGGGCGCACCTTCGAGCGGCCCTGGTTCGACGGCGGAATGGATGGGGCGAAACTGAAAGCAGATGTGGCGTTCGAATTGTTCACCCTGCTGGGGGCGCCCTATTTCTGCTTTCACGACGCCGACGTGCGGCCAGAGGGCGAGAGCTTTGCCGAGAGCAAGAAGCGGCTCGAGGCGCTGGCCGACATCTTTGAAGCCAAGATCGCCGAAACGGGCGTGAAACTGCTTTGGGGCACGGCGAATTTGTTCTCCAACCGCCGGTTCATGGGCGGCGCGGCGACCAATCCCGATCCGGACGTGTTCGCCTATGCCGCGGCGACCATCAAGGCCAATATGGATGTGACCCAGCGGTTGGGCGGCGAGAACTATGTGCTGTGGGGCGGGCGCGAGGGGTATGAAACCCTATTGAACACCAATCTGGGCCAGGAAATGGACCAGATGGGGCGCATGCTCTCCATGGTGGTCGATTACAAGCACAAGATCGGGTTTTCGGGCGCCATCCTGCTCGAGCCCAAGCCGCAGGAGCCGACAAAGCACCAGTATGATTACGACGTCTCGACGGTTTACGGCTTTCTCAAGAAATACGGGCTGGAAAACGAGGTTAAGGTCAATATCGAAGTGGGGCATGCCATTCTGGCCGGGCACACCTTCGAGCATGAAGTGGCCATGGCGGCGGCGCACGGGATTTTCGGCTCGATCGACATGAACCGCAACGACATGCAGTCGGGGTGGGACACAGACCAGTTTCCCAACAACGTGCCCGAAGTGGCGCTGGCCTATTACCACATCCTCAAATCCGGCGGCTTTACCACCGGGGGCACCAATTTCGACGCGAAGCTACGGCGCCAGTCGATCGATCCCGAGGACCTTTTGCACGGCCATATCGGAGGCATGGACACCTGTGCGAGGGGGCTGAAAGCTGCGGCGGCGATCATCGAGGACGGGACCTATGATGCGTTTCTCGCCGATCGTTATGCCGGGTGGGGCGGCGCCGAGGCGCAGGCGATGTTTAAAGGCGAGCGAAGCCTTTCCGATATCGCCGCGCGGGTTGAAGCCGAGGGGATCAATCCGCAGCCCAAATCGGGGCGCCAGGAATATCTGGAGAATTTGATCAACCGGTTCGTTTAA
- a CDS encoding glycoside hydrolase family 43 protein has product MRQNPILPGFNPDPSICRVGEDYYIATSTFEWFPGVQIHHSKDLANWALLTRPLTRKSQLDMRGNPDSCGIWAPCLTHDGEKFWLVYTDVKRKDGNFKDAHNYIVTADEITGPWSEPIYVNSSGFDPSLFHDDDGKKWFVNMLWDHREGYHRFAGIALQEFDPVAGRLVGERKNIFKGSPLKLVEGPHLYRRDGWYYLLTAEGGTGYEHAATLARSRNIDGPYELHPDMYLVTAKDNPLNPLQRAGHGDIVETPDGQTYLVHLTGRPTTQKRRCVLGRETALQKCEWRADGWLYLVGGTNLPASEVNVPGTYDQAGFDAERRYGFDGELHIDFQWLRTPEPERIFRLEGGKLILIGRESIGSWFEQALVARRQTHFDFEAETEVSFEPRDEREMAGLTGYYGRYNFHYLHLTADPDGQRELNIFSSVVSHPDGKLTYWIDPVPVGVGPVRMKMRVENSALQYFYAQESDDWQKIGPELDASILSDECGGHAEHGSFTGAFVGMAAQDLNGTSREAGFSHFVYRPL; this is encoded by the coding sequence ATTCGCCAAAACCCGATTCTGCCGGGGTTCAATCCCGATCCCTCGATCTGCCGCGTCGGGGAGGATTATTACATCGCCACCTCGACCTTCGAGTGGTTTCCCGGGGTGCAGATCCATCACTCCAAAGACCTTGCGAACTGGGCGCTTCTGACCCGGCCGCTCACCCGCAAGAGCCAGCTCGACATGCGGGGGAACCCCGACAGCTGCGGCATCTGGGCGCCATGCCTTACCCATGATGGGGAAAAATTCTGGCTGGTCTATACCGACGTCAAACGCAAGGACGGCAATTTCAAGGACGCGCATAATTATATCGTTACGGCCGATGAGATCACCGGGCCGTGGTCGGAGCCGATCTATGTCAATTCGTCGGGGTTCGATCCGTCGCTGTTTCACGACGATGACGGGAAAAAGTGGTTCGTCAACATGCTGTGGGACCACCGGGAGGGATATCACCGGTTTGCGGGGATTGCGCTTCAGGAGTTCGATCCGGTGGCGGGCAGATTGGTCGGGGAGCGGAAAAACATCTTCAAGGGCTCGCCGCTCAAGCTGGTCGAGGGGCCGCATCTCTATAGGCGCGATGGCTGGTACTATCTTCTGACCGCCGAGGGCGGGACCGGATACGAGCATGCGGCTACACTGGCGCGGTCACGCAATATCGACGGGCCATATGAGCTGCATCCCGACATGTATCTGGTGACGGCCAAGGACAATCCGCTCAATCCGCTGCAGCGGGCCGGGCATGGGGATATCGTGGAAACCCCCGATGGCCAGACCTATCTCGTGCACCTGACCGGGCGGCCGACGACCCAGAAGCGCCGCTGCGTGCTGGGGCGCGAAACGGCGCTGCAGAAGTGCGAATGGCGTGCGGACGGGTGGCTGTATCTGGTGGGCGGCACGAATCTGCCGGCCTCCGAAGTGAACGTGCCGGGGACCTACGATCAGGCCGGGTTCGATGCCGAGCGACGCTATGGGTTCGATGGCGAATTGCACATCGATTTTCAATGGCTGCGGACGCCGGAGCCGGAACGGATTTTCAGGCTCGAGGGCGGAAAGCTCATCCTGATCGGGCGGGAATCGATTGGCTCTTGGTTCGAACAGGCGCTGGTAGCACGGCGACAGACCCATTTCGATTTCGAGGCGGAGACCGAAGTGAGCTTCGAGCCGCGCGACGAGCGCGAAATGGCTGGGCTCACCGGGTATTATGGGCGGTACAATTTCCATTACCTGCACCTGACCGCCGATCCGGACGGACAGCGCGAGCTCAATATCTTTTCCTCGGTGGTGAGCCACCCGGACGGGAAGCTGACCTATTGGATCGATCCGGTGCCGGTTGGGGTCGGTCCGGTGCGCATGAAGATGCGGGTGGAGAACTCGGCGCTGCAGTATTTCTATGCGCAGGAATCAGACGACTGGCAGAAAATCGGGCCCGAACTCGACGCCTCGATCCTGTCGGACGAATGCGGCGGCCATGCCGAGCATGGCAGCTTTACCGGGGCGTTCGTTGGGATGGCGGCGCAAGATCTCAATGGGACGTCGCGCGAAGCGGGCTTTTCCCATTTCGTCTATCGGCCGCTGTAA
- a CDS encoding organic hydroperoxide resistance protein, translated as MEILYTAHATASGGGREDGHSKTDDGKVDVKLSTPKEMGGSGGDGTNPEQLFATGYSACFLGAMRFAAGQAKVKLPPEATVNAQVGFGKRDDGQGFGLKVILTASAPGLDAESLKDVMDRAHIVCPYSHATRGNIEVELKTA; from the coding sequence ATGGAAATCCTCTATACCGCCCACGCCACGGCCAGCGGCGGTGGCCGCGAAGACGGTCACTCGAAAACCGACGATGGAAAAGTCGATGTGAAACTCTCGACGCCCAAGGAAATGGGGGGGTCGGGTGGCGATGGCACCAACCCCGAACAGCTTTTTGCAACCGGCTATTCGGCCTGTTTTCTCGGCGCCATGCGCTTTGCCGCCGGCCAGGCCAAGGTCAAGCTACCGCCCGAAGCCACTGTCAATGCTCAGGTCGGGTTCGGTAAGCGCGACGATGGCCAGGGCTTTGGCCTCAAGGTCATCCTCACCGCTTCGGCCCCCGGCCTCGATGCTGAATCGCTCAAGGACGTGATGGATCGGGCCCACATCGTGTGCCCCTATTCCCACGCAACGCGCGGCAATATCGAAGTCGAACTCAAGACCGCCTGA
- a CDS encoding MarR family transcriptional regulator, with protein MNEIDTPILAPEQQLCFAVYAAGQAFARLYRPLLEPLGLTYPQYLAMLVLWEGEPISVTGIGQRLGLDTGTLTPLLKRLENAGLVRRTRSTTDERRVVVSLTDSGRALKARAQPIPEAVACASGRDLPDVIKLRDEINALSKALDASRACG; from the coding sequence ATGAACGAGATCGATACGCCCATCCTCGCCCCCGAACAGCAGCTTTGCTTTGCGGTTTATGCCGCGGGACAGGCCTTTGCGCGGCTTTACCGGCCGCTGCTCGAGCCGCTGGGGCTGACCTATCCTCAATACCTGGCCATGCTGGTGCTGTGGGAGGGTGAGCCCATCTCGGTAACAGGAATCGGGCAAAGACTGGGACTGGATACGGGCACGTTGACCCCGCTGCTCAAGCGGCTGGAAAACGCGGGGCTTGTAAGGCGAACGCGCAGCACCACCGATGAACGTCGGGTCGTCGTGAGCCTGACCGACAGCGGGCGGGCGCTCAAGGCGCGGGCGCAGCCGATTCCCGAGGCGGTGGCGTGCGCCAGCGGGCGGGATTTGCCGGACGTTATCAAGCTTCGCGACGAGATCAATGCGCTGAGCAAGGCACTCGATGCGTCGCGGGCCTGCGGATAG
- a CDS encoding helix-turn-helix domain-containing protein — protein sequence MNQLDLQIGGRIKRLRRQKSVSQAQLAAALEISASYLNLIEHNRRRITVPLLFRVAGYFGVEAGELAESDDARLSGDLMEMFGDDIFADSDLTNTDIRDLATHHPAVGRAVLKLFDQLRHLQAPNSTAQGENLAAGHNVVTEAVSDFLQENANYFPTLEAAAERVRHDIDNASDSFEAGLKAYLFNVFGIEARLASLPNGVVRRLEDNGRVLAVADTLEPESALFALAQHLALLIADGEIRELIENSTLPQPDSVGLARNVLGSYAAAALIMPYEAFFRACRDTRYDIERLARRFRASFEQVCHRMTTLQRPSMSGIPLHLVRTDIAGNISKRFSLSGIHIPRHSGACPRWNIYAAFLNPGQINIQLSQMPDGQRYFCIAKAIAKGGYSYNAPRRHIAIGLGCHVSQASAMIYADGIDLSAPPGAVPIGVGCRICPRQECGQRAHPQADHRFATDDTKRMENLYMG from the coding sequence ATGAACCAACTCGATCTGCAGATCGGAGGCCGCATCAAGCGGTTGCGGCGCCAGAAGTCGGTCAGCCAGGCCCAACTGGCCGCGGCGTTGGAGATTTCAGCGTCCTATCTCAACCTCATCGAGCACAATCGGCGCCGCATCACGGTGCCGCTGCTGTTCCGCGTCGCGGGTTATTTCGGGGTTGAGGCGGGAGAATTGGCCGAAAGCGACGATGCGAGGCTGTCGGGCGATCTCATGGAAATGTTTGGCGACGATATTTTCGCCGATTCCGACCTCACCAACACCGACATCCGCGATCTGGCCACCCATCATCCCGCCGTTGGCCGCGCCGTTCTCAAACTCTTCGACCAGCTGCGCCACCTGCAGGCGCCCAATTCGACCGCACAGGGCGAAAATCTCGCCGCGGGCCACAATGTGGTCACCGAGGCGGTTTCCGATTTCCTGCAGGAAAATGCCAACTACTTTCCAACGCTCGAGGCCGCCGCCGAGCGTGTACGCCACGATATCGACAATGCATCGGACAGTTTTGAAGCCGGACTCAAGGCTTACCTCTTCAACGTCTTCGGCATCGAGGCGCGCTTGGCCTCTCTGCCCAACGGCGTGGTGCGCCGCCTCGAGGACAATGGCCGCGTGCTGGCTGTCGCCGACACGCTCGAGCCCGAGTCCGCGCTGTTCGCCCTCGCCCAGCATCTCGCGCTATTGATCGCCGATGGGGAAATTCGCGAGCTGATCGAAAACAGCACCCTACCCCAGCCCGACAGTGTGGGTCTGGCTCGTAACGTTTTGGGATCCTATGCCGCCGCGGCGCTCATCATGCCCTACGAAGCGTTTTTTCGAGCCTGCCGCGACACCCGTTACGATATCGAACGGCTGGCCCGCCGCTTCCGCGCCAGTTTCGAGCAGGTCTGCCACCGCATGACCACCCTGCAGCGCCCGTCGATGAGCGGCATACCGCTCCATCTTGTCCGCACCGACATCGCCGGCAACATCTCCAAGCGCTTTTCGCTCTCGGGCATCCACATTCCGCGCCATTCGGGCGCCTGCCCGCGCTGGAACATCTATGCGGCCTTCCTCAACCCCGGCCAGATCAATATTCAACTGAGCCAGATGCCCGACGGTCAGCGTTATTTCTGCATAGCAAAGGCCATCGCCAAGGGCGGCTATTCCTATAACGCCCCGCGCCGCCACATCGCCATCGGGCTCGGCTGTCATGTCTCGCAGGCCTCGGCCATGATCTATGCCGATGGCATCGACCTTTCAGCGCCCCCCGGCGCAGTGCCCATTGGGGTGGGGTGCCGCATCTGCCCGCGTCAGGAATGTGGCCAGCGCGCCCACCCGCAAGCCGATCACCGCTTTGCCACCGACGACACAAAGCGCATGGAAAATCTCTATATGGGTTAG
- the aceA gene encoding isocitrate lyase, producing the protein MLDKSPDPQTFEAPEWAPDRWRNVARDYTPDDVARLSGSLPIRHTLAENGARRLWELLHSEDFVPTLGTFTGNQAVQQVKAGLKAIYLSGWQVAADANSSGNMYPDQSLYPVDSVPSVVRRINKALQRADQIQTMERYEDKSDADTDYFVPIIADAEAGFGGALNVFELMKAMIEAGAAAVHFEDQLASEKKCGHLGGKVLVPTRTFVRTLNAARLAADVMGVPTLIMARTDAEAAQLITSDVDDYDAPFIIGERTDEGFYRLKGGFEAAIARGLAYAPYADLIWCETSTPNLEDARRFAEAVRKEHPDQMLAYNCSPSFNWAKYMGEADMAAFQRELGAMGYKYQFITLAGYHNLSLTTFNLARGYKDRGMAAYSELQQAEFAAEKDGFTATRHQREVGTSYFDAVATAVGGGSSSTTAMAGSTETAQFH; encoded by the coding sequence ATGCTCGACAAGTCACCCGACCCCCAGACCTTCGAGGCCCCCGAATGGGCCCCGGACCGCTGGAGGAACGTCGCGCGCGACTATACGCCCGACGATGTGGCCCGGCTCTCGGGCAGCCTGCCCATCCGGCATACGCTGGCCGAGAACGGGGCGCGACGGCTGTGGGAATTGCTGCACAGCGAGGATTTCGTGCCGACCCTTGGCACCTTTACCGGCAACCAGGCCGTCCAGCAGGTGAAAGCTGGACTGAAGGCCATCTATCTTTCGGGCTGGCAGGTGGCGGCGGACGCCAATTCGTCGGGCAACATGTATCCCGACCAGTCGCTTTATCCCGTCGATTCGGTCCCCTCGGTGGTCAGGCGCATCAACAAGGCGCTGCAGCGGGCCGACCAGATCCAGACCATGGAGCGCTATGAGGACAAATCTGACGCCGACACGGATTATTTCGTGCCCATCATTGCCGATGCGGAAGCCGGGTTCGGCGGGGCGCTCAATGTGTTCGAGCTGATGAAGGCGATGATCGAGGCGGGCGCCGCGGCGGTTCATTTCGAGGACCAGTTGGCCAGCGAGAAGAAATGCGGCCATCTGGGCGGTAAGGTTCTGGTGCCGACCCGGACCTTTGTGCGCACCCTGAACGCGGCACGGCTGGCGGCAGACGTCATGGGCGTTCCCACGCTGATCATGGCGCGCACCGACGCTGAGGCGGCGCAGCTGATCACCTCCGATGTCGATGACTACGATGCGCCGTTCATTATAGGCGAGCGGACAGACGAGGGGTTTTATCGGCTCAAGGGCGGGTTCGAAGCTGCGATTGCGCGCGGGCTGGCCTATGCGCCCTATGCGGATTTGATCTGGTGCGAAACTTCGACGCCAAATCTTGAGGACGCGCGGCGGTTTGCAGAAGCTGTCCGCAAGGAGCATCCCGACCAGATGCTGGCTTACAATTGCTCGCCATCGTTCAACTGGGCGAAATATATGGGCGAGGCGGATATGGCGGCGTTCCAGCGCGAGCTGGGCGCGATGGGGTATAAGTACCAGTTCATCACCCTGGCCGGATATCACAACCTTTCACTCACCACATTCAATCTGGCGCGCGGATACAAGGACCGGGGCATGGCTGCCTATTCCGAACTGCAGCAGGCCGAATTTGCCGCCGAAAAGGACGGATTTACGGCCACGCGGCACCAGCGCGAAGTGGGCACGAGCTATTTCGATGCTGTGGCGACCGCCGTGGGTGGCGGGTCGAGTTCGACAACCGCCATGGCGGGTTCGACCGAGACGGCCCAGTTTCACTGA
- a CDS encoding DUF1294 domain-containing protein — translation MGRRSGLWLYQARWPEGEDLRVWAAVGLLVLVFTSIVLDRAPFWLIAPYAIMGGTSWLAYWMDKQAAIAGRWRISEAGLHGLDAVFGIIGGLLAQQVFRHKTAKPGFALTTGAIAVTHGLVLAGIVVGALSYAELAALLE, via the coding sequence ATGGGACGACGATCGGGGCTTTGGCTTTATCAAGCCCGATGGCCCGAGGGCGAAGATCTTCGTGTCTGGGCTGCTGTCGGCCTGCTCGTGCTGGTTTTTACGTCCATTGTCCTGGATAGGGCACCCTTCTGGCTGATCGCGCCCTACGCCATAATGGGCGGCACGTCCTGGCTCGCCTACTGGATGGACAAACAGGCCGCCATTGCCGGTCGATGGCGGATCAGCGAGGCAGGATTGCACGGCCTCGATGCCGTTTTCGGTATCATCGGCGGGCTGCTCGCCCAGCAGGTCTTCCGACACAAGACCGCAAAGCCCGGCTTCGCCCTGACCACGGGCGCGATTGCGGTCACGCATGGGCTGGTGCTGGCCGGCATTGTCGTCGGCGCGCTGTCTTACGCCGAACTGGCGGCCTTGCTCGAATAG